From Mytilus edulis chromosome 9, xbMytEdul2.2, whole genome shotgun sequence, the proteins below share one genomic window:
- the LOC139487967 gene encoding peroxisomal 2,4-dienoyl-CoA reductase [(3E)-enoyl-CoA-producing]-like isoform X2 produces the protein MAIPEKCIENYKYTFQKELLRGKVAFVTGGASGICFTIAEVLMRHGCDTVIVSRRMDKLKQSADLLMKATGRRCVPIQMDVRKPEQIIKAVDEALAQMGRIDILINGAAGNFLAPAASLSFNAFKTVMEIDCHGTFNVSKVVYDKFFKDHGGMIVNITATLQMRGTALQTHAGSAKAAIEAMTRHLAVEWGPDKVRVMCVAPGPIGDTEGMNRLGGKHLTQDFINAIPCQRLGTRQDIGDTVMYVVSDAAQLLTGTTVIADGGSHLTRSNNFHERMTLLKNSRL, from the exons ATGGCTATCCCTGAGAAATGTattgaaaattacaaatacaCTTTCCAGAAAGAGTTATTAAG agGGAAGGTTGCATTTGTCACTGGTGGAGCTTCAGGAATATGTTTTACCATTGCTGAGGTTCTTATGAG GCATGGCTGTGATACTGTAATAGTAAGTCGACGTATGGACAAACTTAAGCAGTCAGCTGACTTATTGATGAAAGCTACAGGGAGGAGATGTGTTCCTATACAGATGGATGTTAGAAAG CCAGAACAGATTATTAAGGCTGTGGACGAGGCTTTAGCACAGATGGGAAGAattgatattttgataaatg GTGCTGCTGGAAACTTTCTTGCCCCTGCAGCCTCACTTTCATTCAATGCTTTTAAAACTGTGATGGAAATAGATTGTCATGGTACATTTAATGTCAGCAAAGTTGTGTATGATAAGTTTTTCAAG GACCATGGAGGTATGATAGTCAATATAACAGCAACACTACAGATGAGGGGAACAGCTTTACAGACGCATGCTGGATCGGCTAAGGCTGCTATTG agGCAATGACCAGACATTTAGCAGTAGAATGGGGACCTGATAAAGTTCGTGTTATGTGTGTTGCTCCTGGACCAATAGGTGATACAGAGGGCATGAATAGACTAG GTGGAAAGCATTTAACACAAGACTTCATAAATGCTATACCTTGTCAGCGCCTTGGAACTAGACAGGACATTGGAGATACAGTTATGTATGTTGTCAGTGATGCTGCACAGTTGTTAACAGGCACAACTGTTATAGCGGACGGTGGAAGTCACCTAACCCGTAGTAATAATTTCCATGAAAGAATGACATTGCTTAAAAATTCACGACTTTAA
- the LOC139487967 gene encoding peroxisomal 2,4-dienoyl-CoA reductase [(3E)-enoyl-CoA-producing]-like isoform X1, which yields MAIPEKCIENYKYTFQKELLRGKVAFVTGGASGICFTIAEVLMRHGCDTVIVSRRMDKLKQSADLLMKATGRRCVPIQMDVRKPEQIIKAVDEALAQMGRIDILINGAAGNFLAPAASLSFNAFKTVMEIDCHGTFNVSKVVYDKFFKDHGGMIVNITATLQMRGTALQTHAGSAKAAIEAMTRHLAVEWGPDKVRVMCVAPGPIGDTEGMNRLGGKHLTDNILKVIPIQRIGTRQDIGDTVLYVVSNAAQLLTGTTIIADGGNCLTDDNNFIARRAMVQKLSKL from the exons ATGGCTATCCCTGAGAAATGTattgaaaattacaaatacaCTTTCCAGAAAGAGTTATTAAG agGGAAGGTTGCATTTGTCACTGGTGGAGCTTCAGGAATATGTTTTACCATTGCTGAGGTTCTTATGAG GCATGGCTGTGATACTGTAATAGTAAGTCGACGTATGGACAAACTTAAGCAGTCAGCTGACTTATTGATGAAAGCTACAGGGAGGAGATGTGTTCCTATACAGATGGATGTTAGAAAG CCAGAACAGATTATTAAGGCTGTGGACGAGGCTTTAGCACAGATGGGAAGAattgatattttgataaatg GTGCTGCTGGAAACTTTCTTGCCCCTGCAGCCTCACTTTCATTCAATGCTTTTAAAACTGTGATGGAAATAGATTGTCATGGTACATTTAATGTCAGCAAAGTTGTGTATGATAAGTTTTTCAAG GACCATGGAGGTATGATAGTCAATATAACAGCAACACTACAGATGAGGGGAACAGCTTTACAGACGCATGCTGGATCGGCTAAGGCTGCTATTG agGCAATGACCAGACATTTAGCAGTAGAATGGGGACCTGATAAAGTTCGTGTTATGTGTGTTGCTCCTGGACCAATAGGTGATACAGAGGGCATGAATAGACTAG GTGGAAAACATTTGACtgataacattttaaaagtaatacCAATACAACGTATAGGAACCAGGCAAGATATAGGAGACACAGTACTGTATGTAGTGAGCAATGCTGCCCAGCTCCTTACTGGGACAACAATAATAGCTGATGGTGGAAATTGTTTGACTGATGACAATAACTTTATAGCTAGAAGGGCAATGGTTcaaaaattgtctaaattgtga